From Hugenholtzia roseola DSM 9546, one genomic window encodes:
- the rnc gene encoding ribonuclease III, which produces MFLLRFFKRLSESPEQKKFRHAVRLILGADPSNLALYELAMRHASAGIVQDGFRQDNERLEYLGDAILGAVVADYLFRHFPYKDEGYLTEIRSRIVSRQSLGDLAVRLGINQLVNRDEKRLRHSPAQGFKSINGDAMEAFIGAIYLDKGYNFSHQFIIKKILHTYLDLDTLLNTTKNYKSKLLEWSQREGKKIEFRCEKEQLNSKQIQFSATIFIDDELIAQGNGENKKSAEQDGARRVCELLEIA; this is translated from the coding sequence ATGTTTCTTCTTCGTTTCTTTAAAAGATTAAGCGAAAGCCCCGAACAGAAAAAATTTCGCCACGCGGTGCGTCTTATTTTGGGAGCAGACCCTTCCAACTTGGCACTCTACGAACTTGCCATGCGTCATGCCTCGGCAGGTATTGTGCAAGATGGCTTCCGACAAGATAACGAACGATTGGAATACTTAGGTGATGCGATTTTAGGCGCGGTAGTGGCAGATTACCTCTTTCGCCACTTTCCCTATAAAGACGAAGGCTATCTGACCGAAATTCGCTCGCGTATCGTGAGCAGGCAATCTTTGGGCGATTTGGCAGTGCGCTTGGGCATCAATCAGCTCGTTAATAGAGATGAAAAGCGGCTGCGTCATAGTCCTGCACAAGGCTTTAAGTCTATCAATGGTGATGCGATGGAAGCCTTTATCGGGGCAATTTATTTAGACAAGGGCTATAATTTTAGCCATCAATTTATCATTAAAAAGATTCTGCACACTTATTTGGATTTAGACACGCTACTCAATACGACTAAAAACTACAAGAGCAAACTCCTCGAATGGAGTCAGCGTGAGGGCAAAAAAATAGAATTTAGGTGTGAAAAAGAACAACTCAATTCGAAACAAATCCAATTTTCAGCGACCATTTTTATAGATGACGAGCTAATTGCACAAGGCAATGGCGAAAATAAAAAGAGTGCCGAGCAGGACGGTGCAAGGCGCGTCTGTGAGCTACTCGAAATTGCCTAA
- a CDS encoding PP2C family protein-serine/threonine phosphatase, which yields MPDPAFSLDYFYAALSHLLDAPLEAKMVVEFSPQPSFFAASYVGELEKNGIFLPAPKIDYPQFLKGSLFFEQEGERWTLSAEAQNRRADFEAYLQTFSPLFWRKVVAWQQKQALDNQHFLQRNVDTLSQMVSDSAIQEGEIEKALDLITRLLAQTLDIEQVGIWKYEQNHIEALSLYIKSEQKHEHGMILEQKHFPHYFEAIEKGEIVDAFDARQDSRTSEFTETYLKPYNIFSLLDVPFFIEGKFSGVICFENVGAKRVWTKEEILLTIAACATVSLTYQTLRQRIAEREIIEKNAELMAQNEELNQQQEEILAQRDYILSQNTELNEKRRQIEYSLQAAERVQHAMLPSDTKLDDLIIRRLDSDYFILNRPRDIVSGDFYWAAEVDNKIILAVIDCTGHGIAGAFMTFVGSYSLEKAVRIYGLTSPAKILESMHETVQRFLSQDETKINLGMDGAIIVLEKSAAPHHFKLTFAGAKRPLWYFSQPSAEKYTEIQEIKGTRQSVGGTLLRHRYKPFVEHELLLQSGDVIFLTTDGIEDQNTVSSDRYGSHNLKSMLENVVRLSFFEQEAYLNGLLSTVLGNVPQRDDILLMGIQL from the coding sequence ATGCCCGACCCTGCTTTTTCGCTCGACTATTTTTATGCTGCCCTTAGTCATTTGCTTGATGCGCCGCTCGAAGCTAAAATGGTAGTGGAGTTTTCGCCACAGCCTTCTTTTTTTGCAGCCTCTTATGTAGGCGAATTAGAGAAAAATGGAATCTTCCTGCCTGCACCAAAAATCGATTATCCACAGTTTTTGAAAGGCTCTCTTTTTTTTGAGCAGGAGGGCGAAAGGTGGACACTTTCGGCAGAGGCACAGAATAGAAGGGCAGACTTTGAAGCCTACCTGCAAACATTTTCGCCACTTTTTTGGCGCAAGGTAGTGGCGTGGCAACAAAAACAAGCCCTTGATAATCAGCACTTTTTGCAGCGAAATGTCGATACTTTGAGCCAGATGGTGTCGGATAGTGCCATTCAGGAGGGTGAAATTGAAAAAGCCTTAGACCTCATTACGCGCCTTTTGGCACAGACACTCGATATAGAGCAGGTAGGTATTTGGAAATACGAACAGAATCATATCGAGGCTTTGAGCCTTTATATCAAAAGTGAGCAAAAGCATGAGCATGGCATGATTTTAGAACAAAAGCATTTTCCACACTATTTTGAAGCCATAGAAAAAGGAGAGATTGTCGATGCCTTTGATGCACGTCAGGACTCACGCACTTCCGAATTTACGGAAACTTATTTAAAACCTTACAATATTTTTTCGCTCTTAGATGTGCCTTTTTTTATAGAGGGCAAATTTAGCGGCGTAATTTGTTTTGAAAACGTAGGGGCAAAGCGCGTCTGGACAAAAGAGGAGATTTTGCTTACCATTGCTGCCTGCGCTACCGTTTCGCTTACTTATCAGACCCTTCGCCAACGCATTGCCGAGCGTGAGATTATAGAAAAAAATGCGGAATTGATGGCGCAAAATGAAGAATTGAACCAACAGCAGGAGGAGATTTTGGCGCAGCGCGACTATATTTTGTCGCAAAATACCGAACTCAACGAAAAAAGACGGCAAATAGAGTATAGCCTTCAAGCTGCCGAGCGCGTTCAGCATGCCATGTTGCCTTCCGATACGAAGCTCGACGATTTGATTATCAGGCGTTTGGATAGCGATTATTTTATTCTAAACCGTCCGCGCGACATCGTTTCGGGCGACTTTTATTGGGCTGCCGAAGTAGATAACAAAATCATTCTTGCCGTCATAGATTGTACAGGGCATGGCATTGCAGGGGCTTTCATGACCTTTGTAGGCTCTTATAGTTTGGAAAAGGCGGTGCGCATTTACGGACTTACTTCGCCTGCCAAGATTTTAGAGTCGATGCACGAAACCGTACAGCGTTTCCTAAGTCAGGACGAAACCAAAATCAATTTGGGCATGGACGGTGCCATTATCGTACTCGAAAAAAGTGCTGCCCCCCATCACTTCAAACTTACTTTTGCAGGGGCAAAACGTCCGCTTTGGTACTTTTCGCAACCTTCTGCCGAAAAATACACCGAAATTCAGGAAATCAAGGGAACGCGACAGAGCGTAGGCGGCACACTATTGCGCCATCGGTATAAGCCTTTTGTAGAACACGAATTACTCTTGCAAAGTGGCGATGTCATTTTTCTGACCACAGACGGCATCGAAGACCAAAATACGGTGAGTTCGGATAGATATGGCTCGCACAATTTAAAGAGTATGCTTGAAAACGTTGTACGCCTTTCTTTTTTTGAGCAGGAAGCCTATCTCAATGGGCTACTCTCTACCGTTTTGGGCAACGTACCACAGCGCGACGATATTTTGTTAATGGGGATTCAACTTTGA
- a CDS encoding tetratricopeptide repeat protein, which produces MWLEKNAIRTFFVLCLLLLAACQGRNLESTLQMPDLPSATSISYEKEVSFLSQIIEDNPSADLYYQRAILHLGEKKENLALEDLKKALLYDSLQAKYHFALLQVYLLREEPKKALAAAERAELYGIKAFEFYRLYGKLNIEERKWNKAHQCFDHILNLIPQDLEALYYKGFAFAAQRDSTQAISYLNQAISQKKDYLDAHIALIRLYQDLRKTRLALQQAETALAIFPQNPTLHFLVGNIHQQTGKNETAQFWYRKTAELDTTSWQAHHQVGMYYFYKEYYSGALPYLERALRHNAQLYQAAYCVGFIYEYKTKREENALLYYQKAQNFYQKAQSAEKPNANITEALTRIAAKIEREVYKNSPEYAAERLKRYQQEKADRERRYRDSIQNLKRDSL; this is translated from the coding sequence ATGTGGTTAGAAAAAAACGCAATCCGTACTTTTTTTGTCTTGTGCCTGCTACTATTGGCTGCCTGCCAAGGGCGCAATTTGGAATCTACGCTGCAAATGCCCGATTTGCCCTCTGCCACCTCTATTTCTTATGAAAAGGAAGTTAGTTTTCTAAGTCAGATAATAGAAGATAATCCAAGTGCAGATTTGTACTATCAAAGGGCGATATTACATTTAGGCGAAAAAAAGGAAAACTTAGCCTTAGAAGATTTAAAAAAAGCACTGCTTTATGATAGCCTACAAGCCAAATACCACTTCGCACTCTTGCAGGTTTATCTTTTGCGCGAAGAGCCAAAAAAAGCCTTAGCAGCTGCCGAGCGAGCCGAGCTTTATGGCATCAAAGCCTTTGAGTTTTATCGCCTCTATGGAAAACTCAACATCGAGGAGCGCAAATGGAACAAAGCCCATCAATGTTTTGACCATATTCTAAACCTTATACCGCAAGATTTGGAAGCACTCTACTACAAAGGTTTCGCCTTTGCTGCACAAAGAGATAGTACCCAAGCAATTTCATATCTAAACCAAGCCATTTCACAAAAAAAAGACTATTTAGACGCACATATCGCCCTTATTCGCCTTTATCAAGACCTTAGAAAAACACGCCTTGCCCTACAACAAGCCGAAACCGCCCTTGCTATTTTTCCACAAAATCCGACCCTGCACTTTTTAGTCGGCAACATTCACCAGCAGACAGGTAAGAACGAAACTGCACAATTTTGGTACAGAAAAACGGCAGAATTGGACACTACCTCTTGGCAGGCACATCATCAAGTGGGTATGTACTATTTTTACAAAGAGTATTATAGCGGTGCTTTGCCCTATTTAGAACGCGCCCTGCGCCACAATGCACAACTTTATCAGGCAGCCTATTGTGTCGGATTTATCTATGAATACAAGACCAAAAGAGAAGAAAATGCCCTTTTATACTACCAAAAGGCACAAAATTTCTACCAAAAGGCGCAATCTGCCGAAAAACCAAATGCCAATATTACCGAAGCCCTCACCCGCATTGCTGCCAAAATAGAGCGCGAAGTCTATAAAAATTCGCCCGAATATGCCGCCGAAAGGCTCAAACGCTATCAGCAGGAAAAAGCCGACCGCGAGCGCAGGTATCGCGATTCGATACAAAACCTAAAACGCGACAGTTTATAA